A stretch of DNA from Synechococcus sp. JA-3-3Ab:
GCAGTGGTGGAACTCACTCAAGTGGGGGACGGGATCGTGATCCGCAACTACCGTCCTCTGCAGCCGCAGCGGTGGCGGGGGTGTGCTCGGGGGAGGGCGGAGCAACTCAGCCAACTGAGCGCTGCCGATCTGGCCTACCTGCCGGGGTGTGATGTGCAGGTGAAGAGGCAGGGATCCCTTTTTGTCGGCGTGACGGAGCCGGGTTGCCGCTGTTGCGTGGTGCGCAACGGTCAAACCACCTATTTGCAGACCACCTTGCACCTGAGCGAGAACGAGTTTTGCAGCCACGATCGCGGCATGGATCCGGTTACCCACCGCCAGGTGTGGGGAGCTGTGGCCGGCCCTTTTCGCTTTCGCAAGGTTGTCGATTGGCAGGCGGAGCTGCTGCAGTAGGTGGGAAGAGAATCCCTTGCCAAT
This window harbors:
- a CDS encoding chromophore lyase CpcT/CpeT; protein product: MSNWLESTSSPELLQMARWLAGDFSNQEQAWENPPFFASIRVAYRPLPTAVLGGIGFYVEQAYSGHLEEPYRQAVVELTQVGDGIVIRNYRPLQPQRWRGCARGRAEQLSQLSAADLAYLPGCDVQVKRQGSLFVGVTEPGCRCCVVRNGQTTYLQTTLHLSENEFCSHDRGMDPVTHRQVWGAVAGPFRFRKVVDWQAELLQ